A section of the Epinephelus moara isolate mb chromosome 3, YSFRI_EMoa_1.0, whole genome shotgun sequence genome encodes:
- the castor2 gene encoding cytosolic arginine sensor for mTORC1 subunit 2, producing the protein FLSLPFRCKFFSLTETPEDYTIIVDEEGFKELPQSEHISVADATWLALNVVSGGGNASNSQPIGVTKIAKSVIAPLADHNISVFMLSTYQTDFILVRERDLPMVMHTLSSEFTLLRVVNGETVAAHDLGVSNGFVKPKLVPRPIIHPLSSPSNMFCVTSLDPDTLPSVATLLMDVMFYSGGPKEPGASSEDSSHIRFFSFSLIEGYISLVMDEQTTQRFPNNVLFTSASGELWKMVRIGGQPLGFDECGIVAQISEPLATADIPAYYISTFKFDHALVPEENIQSVIGALRTKSTAQ; encoded by the exons TTTTTATCTCTCCCATTCAGATGCAAGTTTTTCAGTTTGACAGAGACTCCGGAGGACTACACCATAATCGTCGATGAGGAAGGCTTTAAAG AGCTGCCCCAGTCAGAGCACATCAGTGTTGCTGATGCCACATGGTTGGCCCTTAACGTGGTGTCAGGGGGCGGCAACGCATCCAACTCGCAACCCATCGGAGTCACCAAAATCGCTAAATCGGTCATTGCGCCGCTGGCCGACCACAACATCTCTGTATTCATGCTGTCAACGTATCAGACGGACTTCATTCTG GTTCGAGAGCGAGACCTGCCGATGGTCATGCACACGCTGTCTTCCGAATTCACTTTGCTTCGGGTGGTCAATGGAGAGACGGTTGCTGCTCACGATCTGGGGGTCAGCAACGGCTTTGTGAAGCCTAAACTTG tgccCCGTCCCATCATTCATCCCTTATCTAGTCCCAGCAACATGTTCTGTGTGACCAGCCTGGACCCAGACACACTGCCCTCTGTAGCCACCTTGCTCATGGATGTCATGTTTTACTCTGGAGG GCCGAAGGAGCCCGGCGCATCCAGCGAGGACTCCAGCCACATCcgcttcttctccttctccctgATCGAGGGCTACATCTCTCTGGTCATGGACGAACAGACAACTCAAAG GTTTCCAAACAACGTCCTCTTCACCAGTGCTTCTGGTGAGCTTTGGAAAATGGTTCGCATTGGGGGACAACCTTTAGGATTTG aTGAGTGCGGCATCGTGGCTCAAATATCAGAACCCCTGGCAACAGCTGACATTCCAGCTTACTACATTAGTACCTTCAAGTTTGACCACGCCCTG GTTCCCGAAGAAAACATCCAAAGTGTGATCGGAGCTCTGCGGACCAAGAGCACGGCACAGTGA